From Paenibacillus sp. PvR098:
TCGCTTTTATTAGGTCAACGTGATGAATTCCGGTTCGGAGAGAAAATGGCAGAGATCCTTGGCGGTTTTTTTTCATCCCTTATGATCGGGGGCTTGAGTCAATATAAACCCATAACCGGTACAGCCGTGGCTCAAGGAATGATTCGTGCTGCTAAGAACGGAGATGCAGGTGTACGGCTGTACCGGTCTGACCAAATCAAAGGTTGATAAGATTAAACTAAGGGATCCGCCGCGTGCAGATCCTTTTCACATTTCATTCCCAATTGTAATCACATACGGATGTTCCTACGAAGCCAACTTTTTTTATTTCGTAATATTCATGTTGACAAGGCAGAGCAAGAAAGTTATATTTAAAAACAACAACTAAGATACTAGTATGCCGGTATTTAGCGTCATTAACCTATTTTTATTTTAGTAAAGTGATTCTAAAAAGGGGGATTCATATTATTCAATCCTATCGTTCAATGGGCACACAGTAAAATTTCATTTGGAAACCTTGATCCTCGACAAAGGCACAGAATCGTTCTTTTTTACGGCAAATTGTAACCGCATACAATTGGCAAGGTATGAAATCGGTCTGAAATATATCTGATGGAGGATGCTATGGATCAAAGAATAAAAGTGTTTATTGAATATAAAATCAGAAATGAAAAAATGACAGATTATAAAAAGATGATCCCCAAAATACAAGAGATCTATTCTGAGAAGCAGTATTCTGCTTATGAAGGCGTGGATCAGCCTGGCTTGATTGTGGAAGAATTCTTTGTTTCCAATATGGAAGAGTATTCCGAAACCAAAAACAATCGTCTTACCGGATCAGACCCTATATGGATTGATTTAGCCGACTGCATTGAGGGTGGAGCCAAAAAAATGCATATATGGGCCTTTGCGCAAATGTAAAGACTAAACATAGGCATCAGGAGAGGTGAACTAGATGAAAAAAATTATTGTGGGTATGTCGGGAGCAACCGGAGCCATTTTTGGAATCCGAATTTTGGAGGTTCTAAAAGAACTGAACATAGAATCCCATCTAGTCATGTCCAAGTGGGCAGAGACGACAATTCGTTTAGAAACGAAGTATTCCGTTGACGAGGTTCTTAAATTGGCTTCCGTTGTTCATGGGCCGTCGAATCAGGCGGCTTCCATTTCGAGCGGTTCGTTTCGTACGGATGGTATGATTATAGCTCCTTGCAGCATGAAGACCTTGGCCGCGATCAGTGCGGGATATGCCGATTCCTTAATTGCGAGAGCTGCTGATGTGATATTGAAAGAACGGAGAAAACTAGTCATCATGGCCAGAGAAACTCCGCTCAATGATATTCATTTACAAAACATGCTGAATTTATCTAGAGCCGGAGCGTTGATTTTACCTCCTATGCCTGCATTTTATAATAATCCGGAAACGCTAGATGATATGATTAATCATATTGTTGCCCGTACGTTAGATCAGTTTGATATTGATAATTCATTAACGAAACGATGGATGACACAGAATGTTTAACTTAACGGCAGCATAATCTTCTATATAAAAATACTAGAATATAACTTTGGAGGTATAACGAAAATGAGCCATCCCAAAAATATGGAACAATTTATCAATGAATATGAAAAGGTGCGGCCTGAAGATGTAATTCGAATTACGAAGCCGGTCGATGCCAAGTTTGAAATTACCGCCATTGCCAAGCACTTCGAGGAGCAGAACAAATTTCCGCTCATCGTTTTTGAACAAGTGCTTAATGCCAAGGGCGAGATTTCTCCGCATCCCGTTGTCATTAATATGCTCGGTGACAGGCATAAATTAGCCTATGCCATAGGCTCTAATTATTCAGAAGTCGCGCTCGATTGGTCCAGAAAAGTCGAGCAATCCGAACCGCAAAAGCCGGTTGTAGTCCAGCATGGAGAGGCTGCTTCTCAAGAGGTTGTGCTTAAAGGCAACGATATTGATTTGCTGTCTTTACCTATCGTACATCATCACGAGATGGACCCTGGACCCTACATCACCGCAGGCATGTTTACCTGCCACGATCCCGAAACCTGGAGTGCGAACATGGCGTTTCATAGAGGCTTTATTTCCGGCCCTCGGGAAATTCGCGCCTACCTCAGTCCCGGAAGCCACAATTTTTGGAATCTCAAGACCCATGAAAACTTAGATAAAGAAATGAAAGTAGCTTTCTGGATAGGGCATCACCCCGCACACATTATGGGGGCGCATTGTCATATGAGCTATCCTAAGGATCATTATACTCCGTCGGGCACCTTAGCCGGACAACCGCTCAGGCTGGTTCCTTCCCAGACGCTTGGAGACGACTTTTTGGTTCCTGCGGACGCGGAGTTTGTCATTGAAGGCATTATGAGACCGGGGGATCGAGCTTTGGAGGGGCCGTTTGGCGAATACCCTCGTTATTACGGTCCTCAGCAAAAGAGCCCGGTGATGGAAGTGACGGCTGTAACCCACCGTAAAAACGCGATGTGGTATTCGTTTATGGTTGGAATCAACAATAACTATTCGTCGGTACGCGTGGAGCGGGACATGTATGCGGCTATAAAGAAAGCGGTTCCACAGGTGGAACGGGTGGCTATGCCGGTGTCAGGCTGCGGGATGTTCCACTGCTACGTCCAGCTGAAGAAAACGCATGACGGCCAACCGAAGCAAGCGATTATGGCGGCCCTGGTCGCATCCGAATGGGTCAAACACGTGATTGTCGTAGACGAGGATATCGATATTTATGATGATCGCTGGGTGCTTTGGGCCGTAGCGACCCGAAGTCAATGGGATAAAGATATATTCGTCGTTCCGGACAGCTTTGGAGCTCATCTGGATCCGTCTGCCGGACGGAATGCCATGAGTGCCAGAGGAGGAATTGACGCTACCAGACCAGCACCGCCGGAAAGATATCCGCTTCGCTTGGATGTGCCTACGGAAGTCAAAAGTCGGATACAGCTGAAGGATTTTATTGATGAAGAAAAACTGGCAAAGGTTCCAACGATCAATAAACATTAATCAACCCGCGCATTTGCTTGGGTCCAATGATTTTGAATGAAATTACAGGAGGGCTAATATCCATGGCTGAGAAATTAAGAGAGATATGGTTTAAATGCACGGAGTGCGAAAAAGAGTCGTATTGTGGCGGAGAGTTTGGCGACGATCCCGAATCCGATGTCATGTGCCCATTTTGCCGCCATGAAATGAAGTTAAGCGAAGCTCGTCTTAAACAATAAGGGAAGTAAACCGAAAACCAATGGGAGGCAAAGCAAATGACGGATTTACGGGCGCATTTGAAAAGGCTGGAGGAGCAAGGAGATCTGGTCAAAATTTCAAGGGAAATGAATAAAGATACAGAAATTCATCCTTTGGTTCGTTGGCAATTTCGAGGATTGCCCGAATCGGAAAGAAAAGCGTTCCTATTTGAAAATGTGGTTGACAGCCGAGGCCGGAAATATAACTTTCCGGTAGTTGTCGGCGCCCTTTCGGCGTCGGAGCGAATTTATAACACCAGCTTGGGTGGAGAGGATTCAGGGGAGCGGTGGAAACATGCTTTCGATCATCCGATTCCTCCTCGTATTGTAGAATCCGGCCCCGTACAAGAGGTTGTACATATGGGTGAATCTTTACTTGAAGATGGCGGCCTGG
This genomic window contains:
- a CDS encoding UbiX family flavin prenyltransferase translates to MKKIIVGMSGATGAIFGIRILEVLKELNIESHLVMSKWAETTIRLETKYSVDEVLKLASVVHGPSNQAASISSGSFRTDGMIIAPCSMKTLAAISAGYADSLIARAADVILKERRKLVIMARETPLNDIHLQNMLNLSRAGALILPPMPAFYNNPETLDDMINHIVARTLDQFDIDNSLTKRWMTQNV
- a CDS encoding UbiD family decarboxylase translates to MSHPKNMEQFINEYEKVRPEDVIRITKPVDAKFEITAIAKHFEEQNKFPLIVFEQVLNAKGEISPHPVVINMLGDRHKLAYAIGSNYSEVALDWSRKVEQSEPQKPVVVQHGEAASQEVVLKGNDIDLLSLPIVHHHEMDPGPYITAGMFTCHDPETWSANMAFHRGFISGPREIRAYLSPGSHNFWNLKTHENLDKEMKVAFWIGHHPAHIMGAHCHMSYPKDHYTPSGTLAGQPLRLVPSQTLGDDFLVPADAEFVIEGIMRPGDRALEGPFGEYPRYYGPQQKSPVMEVTAVTHRKNAMWYSFMVGINNNYSSVRVERDMYAAIKKAVPQVERVAMPVSGCGMFHCYVQLKKTHDGQPKQAIMAALVASEWVKHVIVVDEDIDIYDDRWVLWAVATRSQWDKDIFVVPDSFGAHLDPSAGRNAMSARGGIDATRPAPPERYPLRLDVPTEVKSRIQLKDFIDEEKLAKVPTINKH